In Sylvia atricapilla isolate bSylAtr1 chromosome 25, bSylAtr1.pri, whole genome shotgun sequence, a genomic segment contains:
- the TSHB gene encoding thyrotropin subunit beta, which translates to MPRAGRHIPFHLWFALFVCSSPSSMSPFVVMSLLFGLIFGQTASLCAPSEYTIHVEKQECAYCLAINTTICAGFCMTRDSNGKKLLLKSALSQNVCTYKEMLYRTVLIPGCPHHTIPYYSYPVAVSCKCGKCNTDYSDCVRERVRTNYCTKPQKLCSL; encoded by the exons ATGCCGAGGGCTGGAAGGCACATCCCATTTCACCTGTGGTTTGCTCTGTTTGTTTGCTCTTCCCCATCCAGCATGAGTCCCTTCGTTGTGATGTCTCTCCTCTTTGGCCTGATTTTCGGACAGACAGCATCACTCTGTGCTCCCTCTGAGTACACAATCCACGTGGAAAAACAGGAATGTGCCTATTGCCTGGCCATCAACACCACCATCTGCGCTGGATTCTGCATGACCCGG GACAGCAATGGCAAGAAGCTGCTCCTCAAGAGTGCTCTGTCCCAGAACGTGTGCACGTACAAGGAGATGCTGTACCGCACTGTGCTGATCCCGGGCTGCCCTCACCACACCATCCCCTACTACTCCTACCCCGTGGCCGTGAGCTGCAAGTGTGGCAAGTGCAACACTGACTACAGTGACTGTGTCCGTGAGAGGGTCAGGACGAACTACTGCACTAAGCCACAGAAGCTCTGCAGCCTGTAA